The Gemmobacter aquarius genome contains the following window.
TCGACCCCGTGGCAATTCCGGGCAGGGACAGCGGCAGGGTGATCTGCATGAAGCGCCGCCATGGCGGGGCGCCAAGATCGGAGGCGGCCTCGAGCAGGCGTTTGTCGAGCTTTTCCAGACTGACGTAGATGGGAAAGACCATCAGCGGAAGGTAGCCGTAGACGATGCCCAAGAGCACGGCGAAGGGTGTGTTGATCAGCCGCAAGTCGCCCAGACCGAGGTCGGCCAGCAGTTGCGGTATGCCGCGCCCGCCCAAGAGGAAGATCCACGCATAGGAGCGGATCAGGATCGAGGTCCAGAACGGCACGATCACGAGGACCAGAAGCACGGTGCGCCATCGGGCGGTGACGCGGACGGCGAGGAAATAGGCCAGCGGATAGGCGATCAGCAGGGCCGCGAGCGTTCCGGCGGGGGCCAGCATGAAGGTGTTCTTGAACGCTGCCCAGCGGCTGCCCAGATTGGCGTATTGGGCAAGGGTGAAGGCGGGGGCGTAACCGCCCGCCGCCGCGCGTTCGCCGAAGGAATAGACGAGGACGACGGCCAAGGGCAGCACCAGAAGCGCCGCATACCAGAGCCCCGCAGGACCCAACAGCAGATAGCGCGTCTTTTGCCGCGTCATGGCCATCGTCCGGTCCGTTCCCGCCTTATGCCGACTTGAACCGTGCCATGACCTCGGCGCGGTTCGGGTCGGTCAGGGTTACCGCCGCGCCGAATTCCTGCGCGTTCAGAAGGTCTGCCGCAGGATAGAGGATCGGGTCGGACAGCACTTCGGGTGGCAAGAGGGCGTTCACGCGGGAATCCGCGACGGGGAAGCCGTGGGCCATCGCCTCGCGCGCGTTGACCTCGGGGGTGATCAGGTAGTTGATCAGGGCGTAGGCGGCTTCGCGGTTCGGCGCGTTTTTCGGGATGGCGTAGTAGTCGGACCAGATCTCGCCGCCATCCTTGCCAAGGGCGAAGTGGATTTCGGGGATGTCGCGGTTCATCTGCTTGCCTTCGCCGGTCCAGCACATGGTCAGCCAAGCATCGCCGTTTCGCATGGCGGGCTGGTAATCGGAGGTGATCGCGAAGAGGTGGGGCTTTACCTCGATCAGCAGCTTTTCGGCATCGGCGAGTTCGGCCGGATCGACCGAATTGAAGGAATGGCCGAAGTATTTCAGCGCGCTGCCGATGGTGGTCAGCTGGTAGTCATGCACCATGGTCCGGCCCGAGAAATCGGTCTTGGTGATGTCGAAGAAGTCCTTCCAGCTGGTGAAGGGCGCCTTTGCCTTGGTGCTGTCCCATGCCATGCCGGTGGTGCCCCAGTTCTTGGGCACGGCATAGAGTTTGCCGCGGACGCTGCCTGCTTCGGCAAAGCGTGCCTCGAATGTCGTGGCGTCGTAATTGGGCAGCTTGGACAGGTCGAGCGGTTCGATCAGGTCGGCTTCGACATAGGTGGTGATGGTATAGTTCGTGGGCACGAACACATCCCAGCCCGAGCCGCCCGCCTGCAACTTGGCCAGCATCTCTTCGTTGGAGCCGAAGACATTGACCTGCACCGCCGCACCGGTTTCGGCGGCGAATGTGTCGAAGTTGGCCGGATCGTGATAGTTCGGCCATGTCGCCAGAACCACCTGATCGCCGATGCCTTGGGCAAAGGCGCGCGACGGGCGCAGGAGCGGCACGCCCATCACGGCCATGGCGGTGCCAAGCCCCGTCACGCCCAGAAAGTGGCGGCGGCTGACCGAGCCTTTCTTGTAACGTAGCAACTCTTCGATAAACTTCTGCCGAGTGATCGGAGCCTTGTCGTCTTGCATGGATCCATTCCCTTGTTGGAGGTGTCAGTCTTGACCGAGGATCAGGCCTTCGCCGTGATCCCACAGAACGTGGACGGTCGTCCCCACGTCGGCACCCGACAGGCTTCTTTCGGCCTGTCTGGGCAAAGTCACCTGCACCTGCCCCAGAAGGGGATGGTGCAGCAGGCATTCGATATGTTCGCCGAGAAACGTCTTGTGCGTGATCTGCGCGGCGATCGCGAGGCCAGAGGCATCTGCGGGCGGGATGGCCGAGAGGCGCAGCGCCTCGGGGCGGATCGAGATGTGGACCTGCTGGCCCGCCGTTACGGCAAAGGGGGCTTGTACCGTCACATCTAGCCCGTCGCCCAGCGATACCTGCGCGTCCTGTCCGGTTTGCGACCGCACCTTTGCGGGCAGGATGTTCGCGCGACCGACGAAACCCGCGACGTAGCGGTTGGCGGGGCGGTCGTAGAGTTCGCGCGGCGTGCCGATCTGGGCGATGCGCCCCTGACCCATGATGCAGATGCGATCGGACATCGACAGTGCTTCCTGCTGGTCATGCGTGACCAGAACGAAAGTGATGCCGAGCGAGCGTTGCAGCGAAAGCAGTTCCATTTGCATCTCGGCGCGGAGTTTGGCGTCGAGGGCTGCCATGGGTTCGTCGAGGAGCAGCATCTTGGGTTCGTTCACGATGGCCCGAGCCAGCGCCACGCGCTGTTGCTGGCCGCCCGACATCTGCCAGATGCGGCGCGGCCCGAATTCGGGCAAGCGGACCGTTTCAAGTGCGCGATCCACGCGGCGCGCGATTTCAGCCGCGGCAAGGCGCGGGCGGCGCTGGCGCAGGCCGTAGCCGACATTTTCGGCCGCTGTCATATGCGGGAACAGGGCGTATTGCTGGAACACCATGTTGACGGGGCGCTGGTGCGCGGGCGAGCCGGACATATCCTGCCCGTCGATCAGGATGCGGCCTTCGGTCGGGGACTCGAGCCCTGCGAGCATGCGTAGCGCGGTCGTCTTGCCGCAGCCGGACGGGCCGAGGAAGGACAGGAACTCGCCCCGCCGGATTTGCAGGTTCAGGCGGTCTGCGGCCAGAACGGTCCCGTAGCGTTTCGTGGTCGCCACGAATTCCGCGATGATCGGGGCTGTCTGCAAGTGCTGGCTTTGGGGCGGGCCCGACATCTGATCCCTGCGGTTGCTGCGCGGTGCTTTCCGTTCCGATTATGCCTGTAGCCTATGAAGGGGGGGAAAGACTGTATATATCCCAAAAGGCATAGAGGACGGCAAAAGGGGGCAAGCGCGGGGGATGGGCTGGCACAAGGCAAGCGCCGGTGTGGTCGACGCGCTGCACGGGCCGGAGTTCGCGCCTGCGCTGATTGCGGCGTTGCGGACGCTTGCGCCGTTCGAACATAGCGTGACCTTTGCCTATCATGGCGATCGGCGGCCTTTGGCGCTGCATGACGAGTTTCCCGACTGGAAGCGCAAGGTGATGGTGGCCGATTATCAGGCCGGGCCCTATCTGCTCGATCCGTTCTACCTGCATGCCACGGTGCAGCCCCTGACCGTGCCGCGTCTGGTGCGTCTGCGCGACCTTGCGCCCGACCGGTTCTATCAGGGCGAGTATTTCCGCAATTACTATGTTCGCACCGAACTGGCCGAAGAGATCGGTTTCATGGTCGATGCGGGGCAGGGCGTGCGCGTGGTGATTTCGGCAATGCGCAGCCTGCGGGTGTTTTCAGCGCGGGAATTCCGCGATCTGGAGGCGGCGCTGCCCTTTGTGGCGGCTGTGGTGCGGCGGAACTGGGGGGATCTGCTGGCGCAGTTTGGCGAGGTGCCGCGCGAGGGGCAAGGGCCGGCGCTGACATCGCTGATCGACCGCGCTTTCCGCAGCGTGGGGCGCAACCTGCTGACCGCGCGCGAGACGGAAGTGGTGGAGTATACGTTGAAAGGCTATTCCGCCGAGGCGACGGGTCAGGCCATGGGCATTACGCCCGGCACGGTGCGTATCCACAAGCGCAACATCTACGCCAAGCTGCAGATCGGGTCGCAGGGCGAGTTGTTCTCGCGGTTCATTTCGACCCTGTCGGCAATAAAATAGCTTCGGGATGCTTGCGGCGGAGCGGGATGATGCGGTCTGGCACGCCACGGCACGGCACGGGCTGCGGCGCATACCGGGACCATCGACACCATCGCGACGAGGCCGGGCCTGTGACAGGACCAGTCGCTTGGAGGGGCGCAGTCTGATGGGCGCAGTCTGGGGGGGCGCAGTCTGGCACCCTTTGGCCCCGAGGTGGCGCCGTGCTTTAGCCGACCGGACGTTCAGAAGGGGTAGCCGACCCAGGCGTCCTGAAGTCTCAGGCGTTTTCCGACCCAGTTCACCAGTGCATCCAGCCGGTTCGTCGCCCCGATGCGGACGCCGTAGTCGCTTAGTCGCCGCAGGTGCAGCGCGCGGACGTCTGCCGGCCATGTCAGCATCCGCCGGACGTAATGGCGCAGGTATGTCCGGCGGAGTTCGCGGAAGCGGTCGGGGGGATAGACGTTCGGCCCGTAGCGGTCCATGTAGATCAGCCATTCGAGGAAGTGCAGTTTCCGCCTCGAAATGACGTCGCGGCTGATGGCGGCGTCGTGTTCGCGGGTGAAACCGAGCGGTTCGGGATCGAAGGCGAAGGCCGCATCCTGCAACACGCGCAGGCACATGTCATTGTCGGCGAGGACCAGCGTTTCGTCGAAGGGGCGGCCCTTGGCGTAGACGAGATCGCGCCGGACGAGCATGTGGGGCCCCATCAGGCTGCCCTGGTATTCGAAATATCTGCGGCAGGCTTCGTGGCCGTCGAGAACGAGCGGTTCTGCGCCCCAGCGCATGTTCTCGATGGTCTCGTTGCGGAACTGGCCGCATCCGACCAAGCCGATTGCAGGATTGCTTTCGCCCAAGGCTGTGGCGCGGGCGATGGTGTCGGGGCGGATGCGGTCATCGGCGCAGAGCAACCTGACCCACCGCGCCTGATGTGGCGCAAGGTCCAGCGCGCGGTTCCAGTTGGCCATCTGCGGCAGCACGACAGCCGCGCGCGAGGTCACGACCGGGACGCGGGCGTTGCGGTAACGGGCGAGGATTTCGGCGGTTTCGTCGGTCGAGGCGTTGTCGCTGACGACGTGGACGAGGTTCGGGTAGGTCTGTGCCTGCACGGAGTCGAGTGCTTCCTTTAGATATTGGGCACCGTTGAGGACCGGTGTGCAGATCGCCACGAGAATATACAAGGCAGACCTCTTCCGGATTAGGTCGGCATAAACTTGCCAGAGACCGGGTGGATGTTGCGCGGGAAACTGCCGTCGGCGGAGATTTGTTCCCTTGGCATGAAGGGCGGTCAGCGGGCCTGCGGGGCGCGTCGGGATCGGGGGATCGTCACCTTGCCGGATGTTTGGTCTACAGACACGCCCAGTTCGGCCAGTTCGTCGTTGAGCTGGGCGATCCCGCGCGACGACAGGGTGCGGAGCGCTGCGGCAAGGGCGGCCGAGGGGGCCACTTCGGGTGTGGCCGCGTAAGCGATCCTTAGCGAATGAAGCGTGTCGACCGGCACAGGCTTTCTCCTACGTTTGGCCGAATTTGCGCGCTTTGATGGATGGTTCCAACCTGTCCTATGGTCTGACCGACCCATTCCGAGACGCACAGGAGGCGGGGGGTGCCTTTGGCTGGGGAAGGCGGCCCCGGGGTCGGGCGGTTGCCCTGTCCTATCGGGATTGATCGGTCTGCCAGTCTTGCAGCGAGCGTTCGGCGAAGGCCCAGTCGCGAAAGGCGCGGGCCTGTTCGAGCAGGGCGGCCGAGCCGAGGGGCCCCCAGAGCAGGTAGTAGCCGGTATCGTCGAGTACGGTAACGTCGGAAAGGCGCGTCAGGCGGTTGGCCTCGATATCGGGGCGGACCATGGCGAGTGGGCAGAGGGCGACGCCCTGACCGGAGAGCGCGGCGGCGCGCAGGAGGTTGAAATCTTCGAAGATCGGGCCTGCGGCGGCAGGGCGGTGGGCGGCGCCCGCGCGGTCGAACCATTCCTGCCAGCCCGTGTGGTCGGTGTCGTGCAGGAGGGGGAGGGAGAGGATCGTTTCGACCGGCGGGGCGGCGGGGTCGATCGTCGCGGCGAGGGCGGGGCTGCAGACGGGGACCGAATGGCCGGGCAGGAAGGGTTCGATCCGCGATCCGGGAAGCGAGACGCTGCCACGCGAGAAGACGAAGGCGAGGTGGACATTGGCAAAGTCGATGTCGCGGCCGTGCATGGCGTAGATGATGCGTATGTCGATGTCGGGCCTTGCTGCGCGGAAGCCGGCGAGGCGGGGGATCAGCCAGCAAATGGCGACCGAAGGGATCGCCGCGATCACGAGGGTTTGCCGTGTGGAGGCATCGCGGGCGCGCTGGCAGGCGGTGGCGATCTGGCCGAAGGAGAGCGAGAGGTTGCGGGCCAGTTCCTCGGCGAAGGGAAGGGGTTTGGGGCGGTTGCCTTCACGCAGGAAGAGGGGGGTGCCGAACCAGTCCTCGAGGTGCTTGATCTGGTGGCTGACGGCGCTTTGCGTGACGAAGAGCTGGTCTGCGGCAGCGGTGAACGAGCCGGTGCGGACGACGGCCTCGAAGGCGCGAAGGGCGTTGAGGGGGAGGAGCACGGGGCGGGCCTTTGTATGAGTTTTTCTAATGTTTTTATGAGAAAGGCTCTTTTGACAAGGGCTTTCGTCTTGATGGATCATGAACGCAGATCAGGACAGGAGTGCGCCCCATGCAACGCGAGAGACTTCAGAACTATGTCGGCAACGGCACGCCCGTTGCGCCCACGTTTTCGGCGACCGAGATGCAGCGGCGTCTGGATGCGATCCGGGGTGTGATGGCCAGGGAAGGCATCGATGCGGCGCTGTTCACCAGCTACCATTGCATCAACTACTACTCGGATTTCATGTTCTGCCAGTTCGGGCGGCGCTACGGGTTTCTGGTGGACCATTCGGTCGCCACGTCGATTTCTGCGGGCATCGACGGCGGGCAGCCGTGGCGGCGGACCTTCGGTGGCAAGAATGTCACCTATACCGACTGGCAAAAGGACAACTATTTCCACGCGATCCGCCAGCTGACCGGCGGCGTCAAGCGGCTGGGGATCGAGTTCGACCACATCACCATCGACACGCTGAACCTGCTCAAGTCCGAATTCCCCGGCGTGGAATTCGTCGACATCGCAGGCCATTCGATGAAGCTGCGGATGATCAAATCGGCCGAGGAAATCGCCCATATCGAAAAGATGACCCGCATCGCCGATATCGGCGGCGGCGCCGTGGTGGAAGCCATCGCGGTCGGCGCCCCCGAGCACGAGGTCGCGCTGCATTCCACCGCCACCATGGTGCGCGAGATCGCCCGCATCTGGCCGCAGGGCGAGCTTTTGGACACCTGGACGTGGTTCCAGTCGGGCATCAACACCGACGGCGCGCATAACCCGGTGACCAGCCGCAAGATCGAGGCGGGCGACATCCTGTCGCTCAACTGCTTCCCGATGGTGGCCGGCTACTATGTGGCGCTGGAGCGCACGCTGTTTGCGGAACACGCGAGTGACGAGCATATCCGGCTGTGGGACTTCAACTGCAAGGTCCATGACAAGGGCAAGGAGCTGCTGGTTCCGGGCAACAAGTGCAGCGATATCGCCAAGGAATTGAACGAGATGTATGCGGCCGAGAACCTGCTGCAATACCGCTCGTTCGGCTATGGCCATTCGTTCGGCGTGCTGTGCCACTACTACGGCCGCGAGGCGGGGCTTGAGCTGCGCGAGGATTGCGACACGGTTCTGGAGCCGGGCATGGTGGTGTCGATGGAGCCGATGATCACCATTCCGGACCACATGGCAGGCGCGGGCGGCTACCGCGAGCATGACATCCTGGTGATCACCGACAAGGGCAACCGCAATATCACCGGCTTCCCCTACGGACCCGAGCACCTGATCGTCAAAGGCAAGCGCAAGGCCGCGCAGTAACACCACCCTTGCCGCAGCGTTCCGGCGCTGCGGCAAGCGTTCGAGGCGCAGAATAAAGCAGACCATCACCTGAGCGTCGGGCGGAATCTTGAAGGTCAAAGCGTCCCCCCCGACCTTGGCGGCCACATCACCGCCCACCTGACCGCTGCACCTTGGCTGGTTCTTGTTCCCTGGTCGAAGGCTTGCGCTGTCTCAGCGTCAATCTCAAACCGGATGAGGCGAAGGGGGCAACGCCAGCGCGGTTCACCCCAAAGTCAGCTGCAAGGTCGGTCGCAGGGATGGTGCAACTGCGCTTTGCCCCTGTCCTGATCGTCGGTCTGTCGGGGTTTGGTTGCTGCCCGTTTGCGGTCACGTTCCGTTGATGGGAACTTTAATTCGGCTTTGCGGTTTCTAAGTCACAGCAGAGGGGCGGGCCCGGAACTCCCGTCCTTTCTATTCACTGTCCCTCGTTCCGCGACTGGCGCCCGGCCCGCAAGGCTCGGGCGTCTTTTTCTTTTGCGGGTGGGGCGCTAGGCTGCGGACGGCTGGATAAGGGGATCTGCGATGGATGGCAGCGACGGGGATGCGGTGATCCGCGATGTGCTGGGGCGGGTGAAGACGATTGCCGTGGTCGGCTGGTCGCCCAAGCCCGAGCGGGCAAGCCACGGGGTGGCGGCGTTTTTGCACCGGCGCGGGTACCGGGTTGTTCCGGTCAACCCCGGACAGGCCGGGCAGGTGGCGCTGGGCGAGGTGGTGCGGGCGTCACTGTCCGAAATCGATGGGCCGGTGGATATGGTCGACATCTTCCGCCGGTCCGAGGAGGCAGGCGCGGTGGTGGACGAGGCGCTGCGCGTGCTGCCGGGGCTGGTGGCGGTCTGGATGCAGCTTGGCGTGGTGGACGAGGCGGCTGCGGCGCGGGCACGGGCGGCGGGGGTGGCGGTGGTGATGGACCGCTGTCCGGCGATAGAGATGGGGAGGTTGGGGTTGTGAGGGGGGGGGCGGCTATTGAAACGATTGACGAGCGACCCATTGCGTATGCTCGCGAGAGAAAGCTTGTTCAGCTTCTAATACAAATTTGGCGAGTTGCTCTTCATTCTTAACTTGTCTTAATGGGCCGAATGTAAGGCCGATTTCGTGTGCGGTTAAAGTATACGATGAGGCTAATTCATTAAATTTCTTGATTTGTGTCCAGCCAACTATAGTTGATGCGGCAAGAATAAACGTGTCGACTGGAATAATGCCGATTTCAAGGTGCGCAATGCGCATGAGGCTTGCAGCGATGGCGAACAAATAAATTATGATTGCTGTTCCTACCCAGAGCGTGCTCCTGTTCTTGTTCTCTTCGGCGCGCTTTGTGTACCATCTAAGCTGTTCATTAACTCGATGCTCCCGATAAAACTTTAATCTTTCCATCCAGTCCGAGGCGCGAATCTCTCCCATTCGAGAGGTAATTTGATCTTCTGCCGCTCTGTCAGCAGGTATCTTGTCGCCAATGGACCTATTGGCATCCAAAATCAGTCGTAAATGCTGCTGAAACTCTTCGCGGGTCTCGGCTTCGTCGTTCTCGTTCCCAAAAGGAGCGGAGCGCATGGCATACCGCCAAGAAGAAGTCTTTATCGATTCCGCAAGAGCCCTCCCCTTGTACCAATCTTGCTCAGGTTTTAACCAGTTGCGCGTAGCAGCGACCATCATGGTAATAAGGAAAATGAGGGCTGAACCTGCATAATACGTTCGGTCTTCATAAGCATTCGCTGAGACGAATGACGCAACTATCAACAAGGCATATTCAAGGATTATGAGTCTAAAATAACGTTGCTGCGATTTATCTGAAAAGTCTCCAGCTGCATGGTAAATTGGGGGGTAGGAAAAACTTTTCACGGTACAAGCCTTCTTATGGCCGACACAATTGATGCGGAATTCCAAGAAACCATTTCATCTGCCGCTGTTTCAACTGCAACTGGCGTACGTTGTTCGCCCCACCTTCGAATGCCCAATATGGGTTTCCCCAGATCCTTAGCGAAATCCATTTCGAACTGGATCCAATCACTATGGTTTACATACATTCCAGAAACAATAACGACGCACTGTACAGGTCTAATTTGGTTCCGTATTGCTTCGGTGAGTTGTGCAGAACTCATCCTCGGGAATGCGTCATCAACAGGTACAGAGTAGTTAGACCATCTAAAATTGGGCGCTTCATTTAGGAAACGCACAGCTCGGTTGTATCTTTCACTGTATGACCAAGCATGGCTGATGAACAGGCGATAATTGTGCAATGCCGGCATCTGCTTTGGCTCACTCTTAAAATTACAACCTTAAGAAGTAGACACTAATTGGGCTTGTAGAGTCAACACTCTTGTTAGGACATCCCCTACCGCCCCGCCTTCT
Protein-coding sequences here:
- a CDS encoding ABC transporter permease; translated protein: MAMTRQKTRYLLLGPAGLWYAALLVLPLAVVLVYSFGERAAAGGYAPAFTLAQYANLGSRWAAFKNTFMLAPAGTLAALLIAYPLAYFLAVRVTARWRTVLLVLVIVPFWTSILIRSYAWIFLLGGRGIPQLLADLGLGDLRLINTPFAVLLGIVYGYLPLMVFPIYVSLEKLDKRLLEAASDLGAPPWRRFMQITLPLSLPGIATGSMLVLILLMGEYLIPQMLGGGKVFFVGNALVDLFLQSRNWAFGSAMAVTLVATMLVVVTLYMRFLRRIGAARDDVGLM
- a CDS encoding ABC transporter substrate-binding protein, with product MQDDKAPITRQKFIEELLRYKKGSVSRRHFLGVTGLGTAMAVMGVPLLRPSRAFAQGIGDQVVLATWPNYHDPANFDTFAAETGAAVQVNVFGSNEEMLAKLQAGGSGWDVFVPTNYTITTYVEADLIEPLDLSKLPNYDATTFEARFAEAGSVRGKLYAVPKNWGTTGMAWDSTKAKAPFTSWKDFFDITKTDFSGRTMVHDYQLTTIGSALKYFGHSFNSVDPAELADAEKLLIEVKPHLFAITSDYQPAMRNGDAWLTMCWTGEGKQMNRDIPEIHFALGKDGGEIWSDYYAIPKNAPNREAAYALINYLITPEVNAREAMAHGFPVADSRVNALLPPEVLSDPILYPAADLLNAQEFGAAVTLTDPNRAEVMARFKSA
- a CDS encoding ABC transporter ATP-binding protein; amino-acid sequence: MSGPPQSQHLQTAPIIAEFVATTKRYGTVLAADRLNLQIRRGEFLSFLGPSGCGKTTALRMLAGLESPTEGRILIDGQDMSGSPAHQRPVNMVFQQYALFPHMTAAENVGYGLRQRRPRLAAAEIARRVDRALETVRLPEFGPRRIWQMSGGQQQRVALARAIVNEPKMLLLDEPMAALDAKLRAEMQMELLSLQRSLGITFVLVTHDQQEALSMSDRICIMGQGRIAQIGTPRELYDRPANRYVAGFVGRANILPAKVRSQTGQDAQVSLGDGLDVTVQAPFAVTAGQQVHISIRPEALRLSAIPPADASGLAIAAQITHKTFLGEHIECLLHHPLLGQVQVTLPRQAERSLSGADVGTTVHVLWDHGEGLILGQD
- a CDS encoding helix-turn-helix transcriptional regulator, producing the protein MGWHKASAGVVDALHGPEFAPALIAALRTLAPFEHSVTFAYHGDRRPLALHDEFPDWKRKVMVADYQAGPYLLDPFYLHATVQPLTVPRLVRLRDLAPDRFYQGEYFRNYYVRTELAEEIGFMVDAGQGVRVVISAMRSLRVFSAREFRDLEAALPFVAAVVRRNWGDLLAQFGEVPREGQGPALTSLIDRAFRSVGRNLLTARETEVVEYTLKGYSAEATGQAMGITPGTVRIHKRNIYAKLQIGSQGELFSRFISTLSAIK
- a CDS encoding glycosyltransferase: MYILVAICTPVLNGAQYLKEALDSVQAQTYPNLVHVVSDNASTDETAEILARYRNARVPVVTSRAAVVLPQMANWNRALDLAPHQARWVRLLCADDRIRPDTIARATALGESNPAIGLVGCGQFRNETIENMRWGAEPLVLDGHEACRRYFEYQGSLMGPHMLVRRDLVYAKGRPFDETLVLADNDMCLRVLQDAAFAFDPEPLGFTREHDAAISRDVISRRKLHFLEWLIYMDRYGPNVYPPDRFRELRRTYLRHYVRRMLTWPADVRALHLRRLSDYGVRIGATNRLDALVNWVGKRLRLQDAWVGYPF
- a CDS encoding LysR substrate-binding domain-containing protein yields the protein MLLPLNALRAFEAVVRTGSFTAAADQLFVTQSAVSHQIKHLEDWFGTPLFLREGNRPKPLPFAEELARNLSLSFGQIATACQRARDASTRQTLVIAAIPSVAICWLIPRLAGFRAARPDIDIRIIYAMHGRDIDFANVHLAFVFSRGSVSLPGSRIEPFLPGHSVPVCSPALAATIDPAAPPVETILSLPLLHDTDHTGWQEWFDRAGAAHRPAAAGPIFEDFNLLRAAALSGQGVALCPLAMVRPDIEANRLTRLSDVTVLDDTGYYLLWGPLGSAALLEQARAFRDWAFAERSLQDWQTDQSR
- a CDS encoding aminopeptidase P family protein, yielding MQRERLQNYVGNGTPVAPTFSATEMQRRLDAIRGVMAREGIDAALFTSYHCINYYSDFMFCQFGRRYGFLVDHSVATSISAGIDGGQPWRRTFGGKNVTYTDWQKDNYFHAIRQLTGGVKRLGIEFDHITIDTLNLLKSEFPGVEFVDIAGHSMKLRMIKSAEEIAHIEKMTRIADIGGGAVVEAIAVGAPEHEVALHSTATMVREIARIWPQGELLDTWTWFQSGINTDGAHNPVTSRKIEAGDILSLNCFPMVAGYYVALERTLFAEHASDEHIRLWDFNCKVHDKGKELLVPGNKCSDIAKELNEMYAAENLLQYRSFGYGHSFGVLCHYYGREAGLELREDCDTVLEPGMVVSMEPMITIPDHMAGAGGYREHDILVITDKGNRNITGFPYGPEHLIVKGKRKAAQ
- a CDS encoding CoA-binding protein, with product MDGSDGDAVIRDVLGRVKTIAVVGWSPKPERASHGVAAFLHRRGYRVVPVNPGQAGQVALGEVVRASLSEIDGPVDMVDIFRRSEEAGAVVDEALRVLPGLVAVWMQLGVVDEAAAARARAAGVAVVMDRCPAIEMGRLGL
- a CDS encoding DUF4231 domain-containing protein, translating into MEFRINCVGHKKACTVKSFSYPPIYHAAGDFSDKSQQRYFRLIILEYALLIVASFVSANAYEDRTYYAGSALIFLITMMVAATRNWLKPEQDWYKGRALAESIKTSSWRYAMRSAPFGNENDEAETREEFQQHLRLILDANRSIGDKIPADRAAEDQITSRMGEIRASDWMERLKFYREHRVNEQLRWYTKRAEENKNRSTLWVGTAIIIYLFAIAASLMRIAHLEIGIIPVDTFILAASTIVGWTQIKKFNELASSYTLTAHEIGLTFGPLRQVKNEEQLAKFVLEAEQAFSREHTQWVARQSFQ
- a CDS encoding TIR domain-containing protein produces the protein MPALHNYRLFISHAWSYSERYNRAVRFLNEAPNFRWSNYSVPVDDAFPRMSSAQLTEAIRNQIRPVQCVVIVSGMYVNHSDWIQFEMDFAKDLGKPILGIRRWGEQRTPVAVETAADEMVSWNSASIVSAIRRLVP